A genome region from Actinobacillus arthritidis includes the following:
- the fghA gene encoding S-formylglutathione hydrolase, with protein MTALTQIARYKMFSGYHERYTHYSNSTHCEMAFAIYLPQVEQGQKVPVLYWLSGLTCTDENFATKAGAQQFAAQHGIAIVMPDTSPRGENVANDEGYDLGQGAGFYLNATQQPWVAHFRMYDYIVQEPPALIEANFPVSDKRSISGHSMGGHGAIQIGLKNPDRYCAISAFSPIVTPSQVPWGQKAFTAYLGEDQTAWAEYDSFALLDKVSPARPILIEQGLADSFYPTQLQPEMFTEKAQKLGFDVTLNLHEGYDHSYFFIASFIEKHIAFHARALAE; from the coding sequence ATGACCGCACTTACTCAAATTGCTCGCTATAAAATGTTTAGTGGCTATCATGAACGTTATACGCATTATTCGAACAGCACCCACTGTGAAATGGCTTTTGCCATCTACTTGCCGCAAGTGGAACAAGGGCAAAAAGTGCCGGTGCTTTATTGGCTTTCGGGGCTGACTTGTACCGATGAGAACTTTGCGACCAAAGCCGGTGCCCAACAATTTGCCGCACAGCACGGTATTGCGATTGTGATGCCGGATACCTCACCACGTGGTGAAAATGTAGCAAATGATGAAGGTTATGATTTAGGTCAAGGTGCCGGTTTCTACCTCAATGCCACCCAACAGCCATGGGTCGCACATTTCAGAATGTACGATTACATTGTGCAAGAGCCGCCGGCACTTATTGAAGCAAACTTCCCGGTCAGCGATAAACGTTCGATTTCCGGGCACAGTATGGGCGGACACGGTGCGATCCAAATCGGCTTAAAGAATCCGGATCGTTACTGTGCGATCTCGGCTTTCTCGCCGATCGTTACCCCAAGCCAAGTGCCGTGGGGACAAAAAGCCTTCACCGCTTATTTAGGCGAAGATCAGACCGCTTGGGCGGAATATGACAGCTTTGCGTTATTAGATAAGGTATCACCGGCTCGCCCTATTTTGATTGAGCAAGGGCTTGCCGATAGTTTCTATCCAACCCAATTACAGCCGGAAATGTTTACCGAAAAAGCACAAAAATTGGGCTTTGATGTTACGCTCAATTTGCACGAAGGCTATGATCACAGCTATTTCTTTATCGCCAGTTTTATCGAAAAACATATCGCATTTCATGCAAGAGCGTTAGCAGAATAA